One Euphorbia lathyris chromosome 1, ddEupLath1.1, whole genome shotgun sequence DNA segment encodes these proteins:
- the LOC136211071 gene encoding probable inactive receptor kinase At1g48480: MKLFCFLSIIFLLSTSSIVHSDLAPDTTSLLALRAAIGGRFLLLWNISDETPCNWTGVTCQANRVVELRLPGMSLSGKLPVVIGNLTELRTLSLQFNDFSGPIPAEIGNLASLRNLYLQGNLFAGEIPEFLFNLQNLVRLNLGFNNFSGVISPNFNKLRRLATLCLDRNQLNGSIPDLNLGSLNKFNVSFNKLSGSIPERLSSNPVNSFEGNSLCGKPLLLCNGSSIGDNEKLSGGAIVGIVISCFIGCLCQKKRIKQGGVKDASEDLYQSEISMEEGVADVDIEEATTGSGEPRILRAAKHEGKSGVLEFNLEDLLRASAEVLGKGTVGTTYKASLEMGITMVVKRVKNFDFTENRFLEMVEGIEKINHENLFPLRAYYYSKDERLLVYDYMPMESLYGVLHENRGASRTSLNWDIRTDIALGAARAIAHLHSQDPSTSHGNIKSSNVLLTSTFEARVSDYGVVRFTDPVTPKRFDGYRAPEVTFTNEISQKADVYSYGVLFFELLTGKDPNGSHLKDERLDLPRWMLSAVNDEWTSEVFDVELLQYGNLEELMLQLLELAFNCTAQNPDNRPSMSEVISRIEMLCCSSSQIDETDVNVKKEESS; this comes from the exons ATGAAACTATTCTGTTTTCTTTCCATCATCTTCTTACTGAGTACTTCCTCCATTGTCCACTCAGATCTAGCACCAGATACAACTTCCCTTTTAGCTCTACGCGCAGCAATCGGCGGTCGATTCCTCCTCCTATGGAACATTTCCGACGAAACCCCCTGCAATTGGACCGGTGTTACTTGTCAAGCAAACAGAGTCGTCGAGTTACGCCTCCCTGGTATGTCTCTCTCTGGGAAGCTTCCTGTAGTTATTGGAAATCTGACAGAGCTGCGAACTTTGTCTCTCCAGTTCAACGACTTCTCTGGTCCAATCCCTGCTGAAATTGGTAATCTAGCTTCTTTACGCAATTTATACTTGCAGGGGAACTTATTTGCTGGGGAAATTCCTGAATTTTTGTTCAATTTGCAGAATCTGGTTAGGCTTAATCTGGGTTTTAATAACTTCAGTGGTGTCATTTCACCCAATTTTAACAAATTGAGGAGGTTAGCAACTCTATGTTTAGATCGGAACCAGCTCAATGGTTCAATTCCTGATCTGAATTTGGGATCTCTTAATAAATTCAATGTTTCATTTAACAAGTTAAGTGGTTCTATTCCTGAAAGGCTATCTAGTAACCCTGTGAATTCGTTTGAAGGCAATTCTCTTTGTGGGAAACCCTTGTTACTCTGCAATGGTAGTTCGATTGGGGATAATGAGAAATTGTCTGGTGGAGCTATTGTTGGGATTGTGATTAGCTGTTTTATTGGATGTTTGTGTCAAAAAAAGAGGATTAAACAAGGAGGGGTTAAAGATGCTAGTGAGGATCTATACCAAAGTGAGATTTCCATGGAAGAGGGAGTGGCTGATGTTGATATTGAAGAAGCAACCACTGGTTCTGGTGAACCACGAATTTTGAGGGCTGCTAAACATGAAGGTAAGAGTGGTGTTTTGGAGTTCAATTTGGAGGATTTGTTGAGAGCTTCTGCAGAGGTGCTTGGGAAAGGGACTGTTGGGACAACTTACAAGGCTTCTTTAGAGATGGGAATTACAATGGTTGTGAAAAGAGTCAAGAATTTTGATTTTACAGAGAATAGATTTTTAGAGATGGTTGAGGGAATTGAGAAGATAAATCATGAGAATTTGTTCCCCTTAAGAGCTTATTACTATAGCAAGGATGAAAGACTTCTCGTTTATGATTACATGCCAATGGAAAGCTTATATGGTGTTTTACATG AAAACAGAGGTGCTAGTAGAACTTCATTGAATTGGGATATCAGGACTGACATTGCCCTTGGAGCTGCTAGAGCAATTGCACACCTTCACTCTCAG GACCCTTCGACATCTCATGGAAATATCAAGTCATCAAATGTACTCCTTACTTCAACCTTTGAAGCTCGTGTCTCTGATTATGGAGTTGTCCGATTCACTGACCCTGTCACTCCTAAACGCTTTGATGGCTATCGTGCACCAGAGGTGACTTTTACTAATGAAATATCACAGAAAGCCGATGTATACAGCTATGGTGTACTGTTCTTTGAATTGCTTACAG GAAAGGATCCCAACGGATCCCACTTGAAAGATGAAAGATTAGACCTTCCAAGATGGATGTTATCTGCAGTGAACGATGAATGGACTTCAGAAGTATTTGATGTTGAGCTCCTTCAATATGGGAACTTAGAGGAACTTATGCTTCAGCTTTTGGAGTTAGCATTCAATTGTACTGCTCAGAATCCTGATAACCGCCCTTCAATGTCCGAGGTAATATCCCGAATTGAAATGCTCTGCTGTTCTAGCTCACAAATAGATGAAACTGATGTTAATGTGAAAAAAGAAGAGTCGTCCTAA